Proteins co-encoded in one Dama dama isolate Ldn47 chromosome 2, ASM3311817v1, whole genome shotgun sequence genomic window:
- the CLCF1 gene encoding cardiotrophin-like cytokine factor 1 isoform X2 — translation MDLRAATPLCAPDALPRLPPPRGRVPASSCARPGPPRWGDSWGMLACLCTVLWQVPAVPALNRTGDPGPGPSIQKTYDLTRYLEHQLRSLAGTYLNYLGPPFNEPDFNPPRLGVETLPKATVNLEVWRSLNDKLRLTQNYEAYSHLLCYLRGLNRQAATAELRRSLAHFCTSLQGLLGSIAGVMAALGYPLPQPLPGTEPTWAPGPAHSDFLQKMDDFWLLKELQTWLWRSAKDFNRLKKKMQPPATAVTLHLEARGF, via the exons ATGGACCTCCGAGCAG CGACTCCGCTCTGCGCTCCAGATGCCCTCCCCAGACTCCCACCTCCCAGAGGACGCGTCCCCGCTTCCTCCtgcgcccggcccggcccgccccGCTGGG GGGACTCGTGGGGGATGCTCGCGTGCCTGTGCACCGTGCTCTGGCAGGTCCCTGCGGTGCCAGCCCTCAACCGCACCGGAGACCCGGGGCCCGGCCCCTCCATCCAGAAAACCTATGACCTCACCCGCTACCTGGAGCACCAGCTCCGCAGCTTGGCTGGGACCTAT ctgaaCTACCTGGGCCCCCCTTTCAACGAGCCTGACTTCAACCCCCCTCGGCTGGGGGTGGAGACTCTGCCCAAGGCCACTGTCAACCTGGAGGTGTGGCGAAGCCTCAACGACAAACTGCGGCTGACCCAGAACTACGAGGCCTACAGCCACCTCCTGTGCTACCTGCGGGGCCTCAACCGCCAGGCCGCCACGGCCGAGCTGCGCCGCAGCCTGGCCCACTTCTGCACCAGCCTCCAGGGCCTGCTGGGCAGCATCGCAGGCGTCATGGCAGCTCTGGGCTACCCGCTGCCCCAGCCTCTGCCCGGGACTGAGCCCACCTgggcccctggccctgcccaCAGTGACTTCCTCCAGAAGATGGACGACTTCTGGCTGTTGAAGGAGCTGCAGACCTGGCTCTGGCGCTCGGCCAAGGACTTCAACCGGCTCAAGAAGAAGATGCAGCCTCCAGCCACCGCGGTCACCCTGCACCTGGAGGCCCGTGGCTTCTGA
- the CLCF1 gene encoding cardiotrophin-like cytokine factor 1 isoform X4: MDLRAGDSWGMLACLCTVLWQVPAVPALNRTGDPGPGPSIQKTYDLTRYLEHQLRSLAGTYLNYLGPPFNEPDFNPPRLGVETLPKATVNLEVWRSLNDKLRLTQNYEAYSHLLCYLRGLNRQAATAELRRSLAHFCTSLQGLLGSIAGVMAALGYPLPQPLPGTEPTWAPGPAHSDFLQKMDDFWLLKELQTWLWRSAKDFNRLKKKMQPPATAVTLHLEARGF; the protein is encoded by the exons ATGGACCTCCGAGCAG GGGACTCGTGGGGGATGCTCGCGTGCCTGTGCACCGTGCTCTGGCAGGTCCCTGCGGTGCCAGCCCTCAACCGCACCGGAGACCCGGGGCCCGGCCCCTCCATCCAGAAAACCTATGACCTCACCCGCTACCTGGAGCACCAGCTCCGCAGCTTGGCTGGGACCTAT ctgaaCTACCTGGGCCCCCCTTTCAACGAGCCTGACTTCAACCCCCCTCGGCTGGGGGTGGAGACTCTGCCCAAGGCCACTGTCAACCTGGAGGTGTGGCGAAGCCTCAACGACAAACTGCGGCTGACCCAGAACTACGAGGCCTACAGCCACCTCCTGTGCTACCTGCGGGGCCTCAACCGCCAGGCCGCCACGGCCGAGCTGCGCCGCAGCCTGGCCCACTTCTGCACCAGCCTCCAGGGCCTGCTGGGCAGCATCGCAGGCGTCATGGCAGCTCTGGGCTACCCGCTGCCCCAGCCTCTGCCCGGGACTGAGCCCACCTgggcccctggccctgcccaCAGTGACTTCCTCCAGAAGATGGACGACTTCTGGCTGTTGAAGGAGCTGCAGACCTGGCTCTGGCGCTCGGCCAAGGACTTCAACCGGCTCAAGAAGAAGATGCAGCCTCCAGCCACCGCGGTCACCCTGCACCTGGAGGCCCGTGGCTTCTGA
- the CLCF1 gene encoding cardiotrophin-like cytokine factor 1 isoform X3 yields MLPVAGEPAAGDSWGMLACLCTVLWQVPAVPALNRTGDPGPGPSIQKTYDLTRYLEHQLRSLAGTYLNYLGPPFNEPDFNPPRLGVETLPKATVNLEVWRSLNDKLRLTQNYEAYSHLLCYLRGLNRQAATAELRRSLAHFCTSLQGLLGSIAGVMAALGYPLPQPLPGTEPTWAPGPAHSDFLQKMDDFWLLKELQTWLWRSAKDFNRLKKKMQPPATAVTLHLEARGF; encoded by the exons ATGCTGCCTGTGGCGGGCGAGCCGGCGGCAG GGGACTCGTGGGGGATGCTCGCGTGCCTGTGCACCGTGCTCTGGCAGGTCCCTGCGGTGCCAGCCCTCAACCGCACCGGAGACCCGGGGCCCGGCCCCTCCATCCAGAAAACCTATGACCTCACCCGCTACCTGGAGCACCAGCTCCGCAGCTTGGCTGGGACCTAT ctgaaCTACCTGGGCCCCCCTTTCAACGAGCCTGACTTCAACCCCCCTCGGCTGGGGGTGGAGACTCTGCCCAAGGCCACTGTCAACCTGGAGGTGTGGCGAAGCCTCAACGACAAACTGCGGCTGACCCAGAACTACGAGGCCTACAGCCACCTCCTGTGCTACCTGCGGGGCCTCAACCGCCAGGCCGCCACGGCCGAGCTGCGCCGCAGCCTGGCCCACTTCTGCACCAGCCTCCAGGGCCTGCTGGGCAGCATCGCAGGCGTCATGGCAGCTCTGGGCTACCCGCTGCCCCAGCCTCTGCCCGGGACTGAGCCCACCTgggcccctggccctgcccaCAGTGACTTCCTCCAGAAGATGGACGACTTCTGGCTGTTGAAGGAGCTGCAGACCTGGCTCTGGCGCTCGGCCAAGGACTTCAACCGGCTCAAGAAGAAGATGCAGCCTCCAGCCACCGCGGTCACCCTGCACCTGGAGGCCCGTGGCTTCTGA
- the CLCF1 gene encoding cardiotrophin-like cytokine factor 1 isoform X1: MLPVAGEPAAATPLCAPDALPRLPPPRGRVPASSCARPGPPRWGDSWGMLACLCTVLWQVPAVPALNRTGDPGPGPSIQKTYDLTRYLEHQLRSLAGTYLNYLGPPFNEPDFNPPRLGVETLPKATVNLEVWRSLNDKLRLTQNYEAYSHLLCYLRGLNRQAATAELRRSLAHFCTSLQGLLGSIAGVMAALGYPLPQPLPGTEPTWAPGPAHSDFLQKMDDFWLLKELQTWLWRSAKDFNRLKKKMQPPATAVTLHLEARGF, translated from the exons ATGCTGCCTGTGGCGGGCGAGCCGGCGGCAG CGACTCCGCTCTGCGCTCCAGATGCCCTCCCCAGACTCCCACCTCCCAGAGGACGCGTCCCCGCTTCCTCCtgcgcccggcccggcccgccccGCTGGG GGGACTCGTGGGGGATGCTCGCGTGCCTGTGCACCGTGCTCTGGCAGGTCCCTGCGGTGCCAGCCCTCAACCGCACCGGAGACCCGGGGCCCGGCCCCTCCATCCAGAAAACCTATGACCTCACCCGCTACCTGGAGCACCAGCTCCGCAGCTTGGCTGGGACCTAT ctgaaCTACCTGGGCCCCCCTTTCAACGAGCCTGACTTCAACCCCCCTCGGCTGGGGGTGGAGACTCTGCCCAAGGCCACTGTCAACCTGGAGGTGTGGCGAAGCCTCAACGACAAACTGCGGCTGACCCAGAACTACGAGGCCTACAGCCACCTCCTGTGCTACCTGCGGGGCCTCAACCGCCAGGCCGCCACGGCCGAGCTGCGCCGCAGCCTGGCCCACTTCTGCACCAGCCTCCAGGGCCTGCTGGGCAGCATCGCAGGCGTCATGGCAGCTCTGGGCTACCCGCTGCCCCAGCCTCTGCCCGGGACTGAGCCCACCTgggcccctggccctgcccaCAGTGACTTCCTCCAGAAGATGGACGACTTCTGGCTGTTGAAGGAGCTGCAGACCTGGCTCTGGCGCTCGGCCAAGGACTTCAACCGGCTCAAGAAGAAGATGCAGCCTCCAGCCACCGCGGTCACCCTGCACCTGGAGGCCCGTGGCTTCTGA
- the CLCF1 gene encoding cardiotrophin-like cytokine factor 1 isoform X5 yields the protein MLACLCTVLWQVPAVPALNRTGDPGPGPSIQKTYDLTRYLEHQLRSLAGTYLNYLGPPFNEPDFNPPRLGVETLPKATVNLEVWRSLNDKLRLTQNYEAYSHLLCYLRGLNRQAATAELRRSLAHFCTSLQGLLGSIAGVMAALGYPLPQPLPGTEPTWAPGPAHSDFLQKMDDFWLLKELQTWLWRSAKDFNRLKKKMQPPATAVTLHLEARGF from the exons ATGCTCGCGTGCCTGTGCACCGTGCTCTGGCAGGTCCCTGCGGTGCCAGCCCTCAACCGCACCGGAGACCCGGGGCCCGGCCCCTCCATCCAGAAAACCTATGACCTCACCCGCTACCTGGAGCACCAGCTCCGCAGCTTGGCTGGGACCTAT ctgaaCTACCTGGGCCCCCCTTTCAACGAGCCTGACTTCAACCCCCCTCGGCTGGGGGTGGAGACTCTGCCCAAGGCCACTGTCAACCTGGAGGTGTGGCGAAGCCTCAACGACAAACTGCGGCTGACCCAGAACTACGAGGCCTACAGCCACCTCCTGTGCTACCTGCGGGGCCTCAACCGCCAGGCCGCCACGGCCGAGCTGCGCCGCAGCCTGGCCCACTTCTGCACCAGCCTCCAGGGCCTGCTGGGCAGCATCGCAGGCGTCATGGCAGCTCTGGGCTACCCGCTGCCCCAGCCTCTGCCCGGGACTGAGCCCACCTgggcccctggccctgcccaCAGTGACTTCCTCCAGAAGATGGACGACTTCTGGCTGTTGAAGGAGCTGCAGACCTGGCTCTGGCGCTCGGCCAAGGACTTCAACCGGCTCAAGAAGAAGATGCAGCCTCCAGCCACCGCGGTCACCCTGCACCTGGAGGCCCGTGGCTTCTGA